A single window of Gossypium arboreum isolate Shixiya-1 chromosome 13, ASM2569848v2, whole genome shotgun sequence DNA harbors:
- the LOC108464065 gene encoding uncharacterized protein LOC108464065 has product MGYFNCFALGFFVALSLASIDVGVAARHLQQLPPMPTFPTTTLPPFPSIPNLPQPSIPSFPRPGALPPLPTMPALPTLPSVPRATLPPLPSMPSIPTIPTTIPSIPFFSPPPSPSSP; this is encoded by the coding sequence ATGGGTTATTTCAATTGCTTTGCTTTGGGATTCTTCGTGGCTCTGTCGCTTGCAAGCATTGATGTTGGGGTTGCAGCTCGTCACCTTCAGCAACTGCCTCCAATGCCAACATTTCCTACAACCACACTCCCACCATTCCCATCTATCCCTAACCTCCCACAGCCATCCATACCATCTTTCCCAAGGCCTGGGGCGCTTCCTCCACTTCCTACCATGCCTGCTTTGCCCACATTGCCTAGTGTACCAAGGGCCACATTGCCCCCTCTACCAAGCATGCCTTCGATTCCCACAATCCCAACTACAATTCCCTCTATTCCATTCTTCTCTCCACCACCTTCTCCTTCTAGTCCTTAA
- the LOC128286760 gene encoding 2-oxoglutarate-dependent dioxygenase 19-like translates to MWHVGSGHNVWARFGVLQVAREIIRGISESLGLENNYIYETLNPENGLQLIAANLYPPCPQPELAMGLPPHSDHGLLTLLIQNQIGGLQVQHKGKWVNIDPIPNSFLANIGDHIEILSNGKYKSVLHRAVVNNRDVRISIAVPHGPALDAIVSPDSKLVENVGNPPAYGAMKYKEYLELQQGTMLNGKSCLERIRNRV, encoded by the exons atgtggcatgtcggatccggtcataacgtctgggccaggtttggggtgttacaagtagccAGAGAAATAATAAGAGGAATATCTGAAAGTCTGGGGCTAGAAAATAACTACATTTATGAAACCCTAAACCCTGAGAATGGCCTGCAACTGATTGCAGCAAACTTGTATCCGCCATGTCCACAGCCGGAGCTGGCAATGGGGTTGCCTCCACATTCGGACCATGGTCTTTTGACCCTCTTAATCCAAAACCAAATAGGGGGACTTCAAGTGCAACACAAAGGCAAATGGGTGAATATAGACCCTATCCCCAATTCATTTCTAGCCAACATTGGCGACCATATTGAG ATTTTGAGCAACGGAAAGTACAAAAGTGTCCTCCATCGAGCTGTCGTGAACAACAGAGATGTAAGGATATCTATAGCAGTGCCCCACGGACCAGCATTGGATGCCATTGTTAGCCCAGATTCAAAGTTGGTGGAAAATGTGGGGAATCCACCAGCATATGGAGCTATGAAATATAAGGAATATTTGGAGCTTCAACAAGGTACCATGCTCAATGGGAAATCTTGCTTGGAACGTATACGAAACAGAGTTTGA